From bacterium, a single genomic window includes:
- a CDS encoding NYN domain-containing protein, producing MATKILIDGYNFLWQDRIFRDEAIRGHDKGREAVLDWLARRPQLQNFDVTVVFDAYKAGSWTAKEHVDRGMRVVFTADGQSADDWIRAAASEWGPSAIVVSSDQEVMRSAEKKGCGILSSREFQIALERPEDFEQDPSRRFAKGKRKALNRLLKGVLSEDEP from the coding sequence ATGGCAACGAAAATCCTCATCGACGGTTATAACTTCCTCTGGCAGGACCGCATTTTTCGCGACGAAGCGATCCGCGGCCACGACAAGGGCCGCGAGGCGGTTTTGGATTGGCTGGCCAGGCGCCCTCAGCTCCAGAACTTCGACGTGACCGTCGTCTTCGATGCCTACAAGGCGGGCTCGTGGACCGCCAAGGAGCACGTCGACCGGGGCATGCGCGTCGTCTTCACCGCGGATGGACAGAGCGCGGATGATTGGATTCGGGCGGCGGCCTCGGAATGGGGGCCTTCGGCGATCGTCGTGTCGTCCGATCAGGAGGTCATGCGCAGTGCGGAAAAGAAGGGCTGCGGGATCCTCAGCTCGCGCGAATTTCAGATCGCCCTGGAGCGGCCCGAGGATTTCGAACAGGACCCCTCACGGCGCTTTGCCAAGGGCAAGCGCAAGGCCTTGAACCGGCTTCTCAAGGGCGTTCTTTCCGAGGACGAGCCTTGA
- a CDS encoding M20/M25/M40 family metallo-hydrolase, translated as MLFDLIEECKKIIAINTAGSAGTRRLVEHLVPYCRALGFRVFFQSPDNGPAADLNLIAHTQAEGAPDLCPQGLAMVTHLDTVPAGDRSLWTETGGDPYRATIQGDKIYGLGSADTKLDFLCKLLAIEQVGLQNVTVPVVLVGTFGEERSLAGARLLLDGALMKPKFALIGEPCELKAVVAHKGILYMRAVFRSEGAQGLAPPQTRHFHGRAAHGSMPHLGENAVEKAIRWLMAEWNVEATEIDGGVAHNIVPDSCRLSYVASEGPGPRVRFLKSFIDAIDRARLFLATHRNPSFDPPHTTGNIGVIRTHADGTVEIEFDYRLIPETDSEALFSIFEKIGASVPGAAVEEIRSNRPLNTPPDSEIVRRVGDAQEACGLARAFVVKSGNTEGAIFHDMGAQAVITGPGRAVGNIHAPNEHNEISQLKKAVEFYTAFLRRFC; from the coding sequence ATGCTGTTCGACCTCATTGAAGAATGCAAAAAGATCATCGCCATCAACACGGCGGGTTCCGCGGGGACGCGGAGGTTGGTCGAACACCTCGTCCCTTACTGCAGGGCTCTGGGTTTTCGCGTCTTCTTTCAGAGTCCGGACAACGGCCCCGCGGCCGACCTGAACCTGATCGCGCATACCCAGGCGGAGGGGGCGCCGGATCTCTGTCCTCAAGGCCTGGCGATGGTGACCCACCTGGACACCGTGCCCGCCGGTGACAGGAGTCTCTGGACGGAGACGGGGGGCGATCCCTACCGGGCGACGATCCAGGGGGACAAAATCTACGGATTGGGGAGCGCCGACACGAAGCTCGACTTTCTTTGCAAGCTCCTGGCGATCGAACAGGTGGGGTTGCAGAACGTCACGGTTCCCGTCGTCCTCGTCGGGACCTTCGGCGAGGAGCGGTCCCTGGCGGGGGCCCGTCTCCTGCTCGACGGCGCGCTTATGAAGCCCAAGTTTGCCCTGATCGGCGAGCCCTGCGAACTCAAGGCGGTCGTGGCGCACAAGGGGATTTTGTACATGAGGGCCGTTTTTCGGAGTGAAGGGGCGCAGGGCCTTGCACCCCCACAAACAAGACATTTCCACGGACGCGCCGCCCACGGCTCCATGCCTCATTTGGGGGAGAACGCCGTGGAGAAGGCGATCCGCTGGCTCATGGCCGAGTGGAACGTCGAGGCGACCGAGATCGACGGAGGCGTCGCCCACAATATCGTGCCCGACTCGTGCCGTCTGTCCTACGTGGCATCCGAGGGACCGGGGCCCCGCGTCCGATTCCTCAAGTCCTTTATCGACGCCATTGACCGGGCGCGCCTCTTTCTCGCGACGCACCGGAATCCCTCCTTCGACCCCCCGCATACGACCGGTAACATCGGCGTCATCCGCACGCACGCCGATGGAACCGTCGAGATTGAATTCGACTACCGCCTGATCCCCGAGACGGACTCGGAGGCCTTGTTTTCCATATTTGAGAAGATCGGCGCGAGCGTGCCCGGGGCGGCCGTCGAGGAGATCCGCTCCAACCGGCCTCTCAACACGCCTCCGGATTCGGAAATCGTCCGGCGGGTGGGGGACGCGCAGGAGGCCTGCGGGCTCGCTCGCGCCTTCGTCGTCAAGTCGGGTAATACCGAAGGCGCGATCTTCCACGACATGGGGGCGCAGGCGGTGATCACCGGCCCCGGCCGGGCGGTCGGCAACATCCACGCCCCCAACGAACACAACGAGATTTCCCAGCTGAAGAAGGCCGTCGAATTCTACACGGCGTTTCTCCGCCGGTTCTGCTAG
- a CDS encoding arginine N-succinyltransferase translates to MIRPARLLDAEALVELANSLSARGFLTLPERPEEMGRLIALSEQAFRGALKDPDRGRYLFVLEDMAQRRVVGASLIVARHGDPESPHLYFQIDEEKGTLSFQSDTEGRTELGGLILHPDYRGRPEKLGKGLSLIRLLYIKRNPNLFKEDLLAEFLPPFTADGKSHLWESLGRRLTGMGYREADEKSRRDKRFVLSVFPRGPILLSSLSEEAQMSIGLAGPESEGAVKLLKSVGFQYLHQIDPFDGGPHYGVKKRDVTYGVAEDFLFEQREIKWMFTPS, encoded by the coding sequence ATGATCCGCCCCGCCCGTCTGTTGGACGCTGAAGCATTGGTCGAGCTCGCCAACTCGCTTTCGGCCCGGGGCTTTCTGACGCTGCCCGAGCGTCCCGAGGAGATGGGCCGGCTCATCGCCCTTTCGGAGCAGGCATTCCGCGGCGCCCTGAAGGACCCCGACCGGGGGCGCTACCTTTTCGTCCTGGAGGACATGGCGCAGAGGCGCGTGGTGGGGGCCTCTCTCATCGTCGCGAGACACGGGGACCCCGAATCCCCCCATCTCTATTTCCAGATCGACGAGGAGAAGGGGACGTTGAGTTTTCAGTCGGACACGGAAGGACGGACGGAATTGGGAGGGCTTATTCTGCATCCCGATTACCGCGGCAGGCCCGAAAAGCTCGGCAAAGGCCTTTCCCTGATCCGTCTTCTTTACATCAAACGGAATCCCAATCTCTTTAAGGAGGATCTCCTGGCGGAATTTCTGCCCCCGTTTACGGCGGACGGCAAGTCGCATCTCTGGGAGTCGCTGGGCCGGCGTTTGACGGGCATGGGATACCGGGAGGCGGATGAGAAATCCCGGCGCGACAAGCGATTCGTCCTATCGGTCTTTCCGCGCGGTCCGATCCTCTTGAGTTCCTTGTCGGAAGAGGCTCAGATGTCGATCGGCCTGGCGGGTCCGGAGTCGGAAGGCGCGGTGAAGCTGCTCAAGTCCGTGGGATTCCAATACCTGCACCAGATCGATCCCTTCGACGGCGGGCCTCACTACGGCGTCAAGAAGAGGGACGTGACCTACGGCGTCGCCGAGGATTTTCTGTTCGAGCAGAGAGAGATCAAATGGATGTTCACTCCGTCCTGA
- a CDS encoding arginine deiminase-related protein, translating to MDVHSVLMGDPGEFHIAGGANPFTRTWWGRKKYVNLAKAIEQWQGLRSLLVSLGVRVHVIPASHENPGLVYPANFGVRLGDTFVLSNLLPTRSGERPVYEAFLKGLGLKTVRMRHRFEGEAEFFPVGSRYLFTYGAVKNQRFKPRFAIPPWMRVYGFRTERHAMDELKAFLPTGTEIVDFELIEESHYHGDTVFCSFGPNREFLLAYLEGVSEADRERCRHLFKENLIVLSSRDGFHYAANSFQVETRDGLKLLMPEGVSDSLLGQVRERGVTPVAIDVSEFLKKGGGAVKCMIGDLGNLPQPPP from the coding sequence ATGGATGTTCACTCCGTCCTGATGGGCGATCCCGGCGAATTCCACATCGCCGGAGGCGCCAATCCCTTCACCCGGACGTGGTGGGGGCGGAAGAAATACGTCAACCTCGCGAAGGCGATCGAGCAGTGGCAAGGCTTGCGCAGCCTCCTCGTTTCCCTGGGTGTCCGTGTTCACGTGATTCCCGCCTCGCATGAGAACCCGGGACTGGTCTATCCCGCCAACTTCGGCGTCCGCCTGGGGGATACGTTCGTCCTCTCGAATCTCCTGCCGACGCGGTCGGGGGAGAGGCCGGTCTATGAGGCCTTTCTCAAGGGATTGGGCCTCAAGACCGTCCGGATGCGGCATCGCTTCGAGGGCGAGGCGGAGTTCTTTCCCGTCGGTTCTCGTTACCTCTTCACCTACGGGGCCGTGAAGAACCAGCGCTTCAAGCCGCGCTTCGCGATCCCGCCCTGGATGCGCGTCTACGGCTTCCGCACCGAGCGGCACGCCATGGACGAGCTCAAGGCCTTTCTCCCCACGGGGACGGAGATCGTGGATTTCGAGTTGATCGAGGAGTCGCACTACCACGGCGACACGGTCTTCTGCTCCTTCGGTCCGAACCGGGAATTCCTGCTGGCGTACCTGGAAGGCGTCTCCGAGGCCGACCGCGAACGCTGCCGGCATCTCTTCAAGGAAAACCTGATCGTCTTATCGTCCCGGGACGGATTTCACTACGCGGCGAATTCGTTCCAGGTGGAGACGCGGGACGGGTTGAAACTTCTCATGCCCGAGGGCGTGAGCGATTCGCTCCTGGGTCAGGTCCGGGAACGGGGCGTGACGCCGGTGGCGATCGACGTTTCCGAGTTTTTGAAAAAGGGCGGCGGGGCGGTCAAGTGCATGATCGGGGACTTGGGGAACCTCCCCCAACCCCCTCCTTAA
- a CDS encoding endonuclease domain-containing protein: MPRTLRGDPNKLELKRQLRVAMTTAERMLWSKLRAKQFLGLKFRRQHGIGPFVVDFFCPEKRLVVEVDGDVHDEINQIAHDRAREEYLRCLSLDVVRYQNNAVLNHLNSVLTHLANLVCDSETIVEKIR, translated from the coding sequence ATGCCACGCACACTCCGAGGCGATCCAAATAAACTCGAGCTCAAGAGACAACTCAGAGTGGCAATGACGACTGCTGAGCGAATGCTTTGGTCGAAGCTACGAGCAAAACAATTCTTAGGTCTGAAGTTTCGTAGACAGCACGGCATTGGACCATTCGTTGTCGATTTCTTCTGTCCTGAGAAGAGGCTCGTCGTCGAAGTTGATGGAGATGTGCATGACGAAATTAATCAAATAGCTCACGATCGAGCCCGCGAAGAATATTTGCGATGCCTATCCTTGGATGTGGTCAGATATCAAAACAACGCTGTTTTGAACCACTTGAACTCCGTCCTTACCCATCTCGCGAATCTAGTTTGCGACTCCGAGACCATCGTAGAAAAAATCCGCTGA
- a CDS encoding CBS domain-containing protein: MKIKDWMTPKVVTVTPGTSVKEAFKIMKKNGFRHLPVVVGEKLVGFVTDRDLRRPDIADVFREWNDLYRLSDDLHVEDVMITKVYKVSPDDDLRKTAALVIEKHIGALPVCDGDKMVGIITVFDFLRALVQEK; this comes from the coding sequence ATGAAGATCAAGGACTGGATGACCCCCAAGGTCGTCACCGTCACCCCCGGCACCTCCGTCAAGGAGGCCTTCAAAATCATGAAGAAGAACGGTTTTCGCCACTTGCCGGTGGTGGTTGGCGAAAAACTGGTTGGTTTCGTGACCGACCGGGACCTGCGCCGTCCCGACATCGCGGATGTCTTCAGGGAATGGAACGACCTCTACCGGTTGAGCGACGATCTGCACGTGGAGGACGTGATGATTACGAAGGTCTACAAAGTCTCGCCGGACGATGATCTCAGGAAGACCGCCGCCCTGGTGATCGAAAAGCACATCGGCGCCCTGCCCGTCTGCGACGGCGACAAGATGGTCGGGATCATCACGGTGTTCGATTTTCTGCGGGCGCTGGTGCAAGAAAAGTAG
- a CDS encoding thymidine phosphorylase family protein: MTATLRVRKVGIDTYRENIVYMPVGCEICKSLGFAALSKIEIRYGKKSILATLNMTENNMIHEGEIGFSITAFRRLGAPEGAEVSLAHPNPLHSTDFVRKKLDGRVLSRCEILGIVRDVAAYRYSNIELTAFVVACAQKRLTENEIVWLTEAMIATGETIRWKLPIVLDKHCIGGIPGNRTTMIIVPIVAAFGIPIPKTSSRAITSPAGTADTMEQITNVRLSLKDMKRIVSQEKACIAWGGALHLAPVDDIIISVERPLSLDSEGQMIASILSKKRAAGSTHVLLDIPVGPTAKVRSKAHALRLKRLFERVGRRIGLKVRVVFTDGGQPVGRGIGPVLEAQDVMKVLEGRDDAPADLREKSIALAGELLEFADKIAKGRGAAAARGILDSGHALKKFLAIATKQGTLKPWAKASHKATIGSPASGRIASLHNLKLARVAKLAGAPTDPAAGVYLHAKTGDAVKKGAPLYTIFAENEQELSFARRYVGENEDVVVVR, encoded by the coding sequence ATGACGGCAACCCTTCGCGTCCGCAAGGTGGGCATCGACACCTACCGCGAGAACATCGTCTACATGCCGGTCGGCTGCGAGATCTGCAAGAGCCTGGGCTTCGCCGCCCTCTCCAAGATCGAGATCCGTTACGGCAAGAAGTCGATCCTGGCCACCCTCAACATGACCGAAAACAACATGATCCACGAGGGCGAGATCGGCTTCTCCATCACCGCTTTCCGCCGACTGGGGGCCCCGGAAGGGGCGGAGGTCTCGCTCGCCCACCCCAACCCTCTGCATTCTACCGACTTCGTCCGCAAAAAGCTCGACGGTCGGGTCTTGAGCCGCTGCGAGATCCTGGGCATCGTCCGCGACGTCGCCGCCTACCGCTACTCGAACATCGAACTGACCGCCTTCGTCGTCGCCTGCGCCCAAAAGCGGCTGACGGAGAACGAGATCGTATGGCTCACCGAGGCGATGATCGCGACCGGCGAGACCATCCGCTGGAAACTGCCGATCGTCCTCGACAAGCACTGCATCGGCGGCATCCCGGGCAACCGCACCACGATGATCATCGTTCCCATCGTGGCAGCCTTCGGAATTCCGATTCCCAAGACCTCCTCGCGTGCGATCACCTCGCCCGCGGGCACGGCCGACACCATGGAGCAAATCACGAACGTCCGCCTCTCCCTGAAAGACATGAAGAGGATCGTGTCGCAGGAGAAGGCGTGCATCGCGTGGGGCGGCGCCCTTCACCTGGCGCCCGTCGACGATATCATCATTTCGGTGGAACGCCCGCTCTCCCTGGATTCCGAAGGTCAGATGATCGCCTCGATCCTCTCCAAGAAAAGGGCGGCGGGATCGACCCACGTCCTCCTCGACATCCCCGTCGGTCCCACGGCCAAGGTCCGTTCCAAGGCCCACGCCCTCCGTCTCAAGCGACTCTTCGAGCGCGTCGGGCGACGGATCGGCCTCAAGGTGCGCGTGGTCTTTACGGACGGGGGCCAGCCCGTCGGCCGCGGCATCGGCCCGGTCTTGGAGGCCCAGGACGTGATGAAGGTCCTCGAGGGGCGCGATGACGCCCCCGCCGACCTGAGGGAGAAATCGATTGCACTCGCGGGCGAGCTCTTGGAATTCGCGGACAAGATCGCCAAAGGCCGAGGCGCCGCGGCCGCGCGCGGCATCCTCGACTCCGGCCACGCGCTCAAAAAGTTCCTGGCGATCGCGACCAAGCAGGGAACGCTGAAGCCCTGGGCCAAGGCCTCCCACAAGGCGACGATCGGCAGTCCCGCCTCCGGCCGCATCGCGTCCCTGCACAACCTCAAGCTGGCGCGGGTCGCCAAACTCGCCGGCGCCCCCACCGACCCGGCCGCCGGCGTTTACCTGCACGCCAAGACGGGCGACGCGGTCAAAAAGGGCGCACCGCTCTACACGATCTTTGCGGAGAACGAGCAGGAGCTATCGTTCGCACGACGGTACGTGGGAGAAAATGAGGATGTGGTGGTGGTGCGCTGA
- a CDS encoding universal stress protein, producing the protein MAQLKILWGVNPFQDGSEIRRKGELFLKSLGGKPRTVTPVYVSSPMELQIALEFSVPLQERYRQVAEQSLKKYLSKVKGLPLRPARVIIESSPGLAAASKALAVHAAREKADAVAVGTHARSGWTRFVLGSYAESLLAFSRTPLVFLNPRARVAGKIRKILFATDLSPASRKAFAFLCRFAAATGASVEVLHAVETPRHWATTYGLLLAGSRALTIDEYLADLRETGLRKIGAFLKIAKSAGVKALPRVEVAPRRVSDIVLKAADSDHVDMIALAAQSSRLRAGLLGSVARDVLRWSRVPVWIWNAVR; encoded by the coding sequence ATGGCACAGTTGAAGATTCTTTGGGGCGTGAATCCCTTTCAGGATGGGAGCGAGATCCGGCGAAAAGGGGAGCTCTTCCTGAAATCCTTGGGAGGAAAGCCTCGCACGGTCACGCCGGTCTATGTCTCGAGTCCGATGGAGCTGCAAATCGCGCTCGAGTTCAGCGTTCCCTTGCAGGAGCGGTACCGTCAGGTGGCGGAGCAAAGCCTGAAGAAATATCTCTCCAAGGTGAAAGGGTTGCCGCTCCGTCCCGCCCGCGTGATCATCGAGTCCTCTCCGGGCCTCGCCGCCGCGTCGAAGGCGCTCGCGGTGCATGCCGCCCGTGAAAAGGCGGATGCCGTCGCCGTCGGAACGCATGCGCGGTCGGGCTGGACGCGATTCGTCCTGGGCAGCTATGCGGAATCCCTCCTGGCGTTCTCCCGGACGCCGCTCGTTTTCCTGAACCCCCGCGCCCGGGTCGCCGGCAAGATCCGGAAGATCCTCTTCGCGACCGACCTGAGCCCCGCTTCGCGCAAGGCATTCGCCTTCTTGTGCCGTTTCGCCGCGGCGACGGGCGCGTCCGTCGAGGTGCTGCACGCCGTCGAGACGCCCCGGCATTGGGCCACGACCTACGGCCTTCTCCTCGCCGGATCCCGCGCCTTGACGATCGACGAGTATCTGGCGGATCTTCGCGAAACGGGTCTGCGGAAGATCGGGGCGTTCTTGAAGATCGCCAAGTCGGCGGGGGTCAAGGCCTTGCCGCGAGTCGAGGTCGCTCCCCGACGCGTGTCCGACATCGTTCTGAAGGCGGCGGACTCCGACCATGTGGACATGATCGCGCTTGCCGCCCAGAGCAGCCGTCTCCGAGCCGGTCTTCTGGGCAGCGTGGCACGCGACGTTCTACGATGGTCCCGGGTTCCCGTCTGGATCTGGAACGCCGTCCGGTGA
- a CDS encoding MFS transporter, translating to MSRRIPRNVLLLGLLSLFNDVTADVITPLLPAYLATMGLGASFLGVMEGLASSISNMTMLFSGWYADRRGKGKALTIGGYALCTFARLFYALPLPEVTLSVRILDRFGKGIRTAPRDQLLTESMEKSRWGEAFGIQRMMDHTGSLIGPLAATAILAAFSIKLPTLFLVASIPAILSVLIIPRFIKTVPAQAPPSSSGLSWKRLPRAMKIYVALMFLSALTTPSELFLIMKMKDLGLAPYQMPMAWFAMTISTLVATYVGGRLSDAWSRRRTIALGWILFSVIYAGFAFNGSLPIAWGLIAAYGFHTGLIEPAERAYPATVATSEVRATTLGWYYFAYGMGLLPASLLFGLIWDHVNSRFAFLLNAGLTVVTTMLLTLLPSDRPRPKPSPDGVPDPDGNPGPS from the coding sequence ATGTCCCGGCGGATTCCCCGCAACGTCCTCCTCCTGGGCCTTTTGAGCCTCTTCAACGACGTCACGGCTGACGTCATCACGCCGCTGCTTCCGGCTTATCTCGCGACGATGGGATTGGGGGCGAGCTTTTTGGGGGTGATGGAAGGGCTCGCGAGTTCCATCTCCAACATGACGATGCTCTTTTCCGGCTGGTATGCGGACCGCCGGGGCAAGGGCAAGGCGCTCACGATCGGGGGTTACGCCCTCTGCACCTTTGCGCGGCTCTTCTACGCCCTTCCTCTTCCGGAGGTCACGCTCTCCGTCCGCATTCTCGATCGCTTCGGCAAGGGCATCCGCACCGCGCCGCGCGACCAGCTATTGACGGAGTCGATGGAAAAATCCCGCTGGGGGGAGGCCTTCGGCATTCAGCGCATGATGGACCACACGGGTTCGCTCATCGGCCCCCTCGCCGCGACGGCGATTCTGGCGGCGTTTTCCATCAAGCTCCCGACCCTATTTCTCGTCGCCAGCATTCCCGCGATCCTCTCGGTTTTGATCATACCGCGTTTCATCAAAACGGTGCCCGCGCAGGCGCCGCCGTCCTCCTCCGGGCTTTCCTGGAAAAGGCTTCCGCGCGCGATGAAGATCTACGTGGCCCTCATGTTCCTCTCCGCGCTCACGACGCCATCCGAGCTCTTTCTCATCATGAAGATGAAGGATCTGGGTCTCGCCCCCTACCAAATGCCGATGGCATGGTTCGCGATGACGATCTCGACGCTCGTCGCGACCTACGTGGGAGGCCGCCTGTCGGACGCCTGGAGCCGGCGGCGGACGATCGCCCTGGGGTGGATTCTCTTTTCGGTGATTTACGCGGGATTCGCCTTCAATGGAAGCCTTCCCATCGCCTGGGGACTCATCGCGGCTTACGGGTTTCATACGGGGCTGATCGAGCCCGCCGAACGGGCCTACCCGGCCACCGTGGCCACGAGCGAAGTCCGGGCGACGACCCTGGGTTGGTATTACTTCGCCTACGGCATGGGTCTCCTGCCGGCCTCGCTGCTCTTCGGTCTCATCTGGGACCACGTGAACTCCCGATTCGCGTTTCTGTTGAACGCGGGGCTGACCGTGGTGACCACGATGCTTCTGACACTTCTTCCGAGCGACCGGCCGCGCCCGAAGCCGTCACCGGACGGCGTTCCAGATCCAGACGGGAACCCGGGACCATCGTAG
- a CDS encoding cation-translocating P-type ATPase, with the protein MRDIFEQGLSENEAAERFKNEGPNEIPTSKRRGLVSIALEVAGEPMILLLLTASAVYFSLGDIKEALMLAVSVLLVLAITFYQEHKTERALEALRDLSSPRALVVRGGQSRRIPGREVVRGDLVLLKEGDRVPADGILVTSTHMAVDESLLTGESIPVRKRMADAGAPTPLEARPGGDDLPFVFSGSLVVQGQGAARATATGIRTEMGKIGKILQSVKPEKTRLQRETGRLVRIFATLGLGLCALTAVLYGYSRSSAVDGLLVGITMAMSMIPEEIPVVLTVFLALGAWRMSARNVLTRRIAAIETLGAATVLCVDKTGTLTQNRMTVELLHANGEFHDAAQDTATALAETFHELGEFALLASQRDPFDPMEKAIQELATRYLAGTEHIHRDWTLIREYPLTPALLALSHVWRSPGGSDFVIAAKGAPEAVLDLCHLDPKEESFLAKKVQEMAGRGLRVLAVAKAYFRKPSLPEIQHDFDFRPVGLLGFADPIRPSVPGAIRECADAGLRVVMITGDYAGTASHIADAIGLDATGGIVSGPELEQMSEHDLRERARGTNVYARTVPEQKLRLVEALKSNGETVAMTGDGVNDAPALKSAHIGVAMGGRGTDVAREASSIVLIDDDFSSIVAAVRMGRRIFDNLKKAVAYILSIHVPIAGLALLPVLLGWPLIFFPAHIVFLELIIDPACSIVFESEPEEKDIMRRPPRDRESPLFGRRLFALSALQGLGVLGVCFGVYVWGRSLGQPAETLRATTFTTLVAANLGLILTNRSWKSTIWATLRSPNRALWLVFAGAAAVLAAVLTIPVLRDLFYFAPLTVRRALLCVAAGFSSVLWFEFLKAMGKTGRT; encoded by the coding sequence GTGAGAGATATTTTCGAACAGGGTCTGTCCGAGAACGAGGCCGCCGAGCGTTTCAAAAACGAAGGCCCGAACGAGATACCCACTTCCAAACGGCGCGGTCTCGTCTCCATCGCCCTCGAGGTGGCCGGCGAGCCGATGATCCTCCTCCTCCTGACCGCCTCCGCCGTCTATTTTTCCCTGGGCGACATCAAAGAAGCCCTCATGTTGGCGGTCTCCGTCCTCCTCGTTCTCGCGATCACTTTCTACCAAGAGCACAAGACCGAACGGGCCCTGGAGGCCCTGCGCGACCTCTCCAGCCCGCGGGCGCTCGTCGTGCGCGGCGGCCAATCGCGACGGATTCCCGGACGAGAGGTCGTGCGAGGCGACCTCGTCCTCCTCAAGGAGGGAGACCGCGTTCCCGCGGACGGGATCCTCGTCACTTCCACCCACATGGCCGTCGACGAGTCGCTCTTGACCGGCGAGTCCATCCCCGTGCGTAAGCGGATGGCCGACGCCGGCGCCCCGACGCCGCTCGAGGCGCGGCCCGGCGGGGATGACCTTCCCTTCGTCTTTTCGGGATCCCTGGTCGTTCAAGGCCAGGGCGCGGCCCGCGCCACGGCCACTGGAATCCGCACCGAGATGGGAAAGATCGGAAAGATCCTTCAATCCGTGAAACCCGAGAAAACGCGGCTCCAACGGGAGACCGGGCGCCTGGTCAGGATCTTCGCCACCCTGGGCCTCGGGCTCTGCGCGTTGACCGCCGTTCTTTACGGTTATTCGCGTTCCAGCGCGGTCGATGGCCTCTTGGTCGGCATCACGATGGCGATGTCGATGATTCCGGAGGAAATCCCCGTCGTCCTCACGGTCTTTCTGGCCCTCGGGGCCTGGCGCATGTCGGCCCGGAACGTCCTGACCCGCCGCATCGCCGCCATCGAGACCCTCGGCGCTGCCACCGTCCTCTGCGTCGACAAGACCGGCACCCTCACGCAGAACCGCATGACGGTGGAGCTGCTCCACGCGAACGGGGAGTTTCACGACGCGGCCCAGGACACGGCGACCGCCCTGGCGGAAACGTTCCACGAGTTGGGGGAATTCGCGCTCCTGGCGAGCCAGCGCGATCCGTTCGACCCCATGGAAAAAGCCATCCAGGAGCTCGCGACCCGTTACCTGGCCGGCACCGAACACATCCATCGCGACTGGACGCTCATCCGTGAATACCCTCTCACACCGGCCCTCCTGGCCCTCTCGCACGTCTGGCGATCGCCGGGAGGGTCGGATTTCGTCATTGCTGCGAAAGGCGCGCCGGAGGCCGTCTTGGACCTCTGCCATCTCGATCCAAAGGAAGAGTCTTTCCTGGCGAAGAAGGTTCAGGAGATGGCCGGGCGGGGCCTGAGGGTCCTGGCCGTCGCCAAGGCCTACTTTCGAAAACCCTCCTTGCCCGAGATCCAGCACGATTTCGACTTCCGGCCCGTCGGTCTTCTGGGCTTCGCCGATCCGATCCGCCCTTCGGTGCCCGGGGCCATCCGGGAATGCGCGGATGCCGGCCTTCGCGTCGTCATGATCACGGGCGACTACGCCGGCACCGCAAGCCATATCGCGGATGCGATCGGCCTCGACGCCACCGGCGGCATCGTGAGCGGTCCCGAACTGGAGCAAATGTCCGAGCACGATCTCCGCGAACGCGCCCGCGGAACGAACGTCTACGCCCGCACGGTGCCCGAGCAAAAGCTCCGCCTGGTCGAGGCCCTCAAATCGAACGGCGAGACGGTGGCCATGACGGGAGACGGCGTGAACGACGCCCCGGCGCTGAAATCCGCCCACATCGGAGTCGCCATGGGAGGCCGCGGGACCGACGTCGCGCGCGAGGCTTCCTCGATCGTCCTGATCGACGACGACTTTTCCTCCATCGTCGCCGCCGTGCGGATGGGCCGCCGGATCTTCGACAACCTGAAGAAGGCGGTCGCCTACATCCTCTCCATCCATGTTCCCATCGCCGGGCTGGCCCTCCTGCCGGTCCTCCTTGGCTGGCCCTTGATCTTCTTTCCGGCGCATATCGTCTTTCTGGAACTCATCATCGACCCGGCCTGCTCGATCGTTTTCGAATCCGAACCGGAGGAGAAGGACATCATGCGCCGCCCTCCGCGCGATCGCGAATCGCCGCTCTTCGGACGCCGTCTCTTCGCCCTGAGCGCCCTCCAAGGCCTTGGCGTTCTCGGAGTCTGTTTCGGCGTTTACGTTTGGGGGCGGTCGCTCGGACAGCCGGCGGAGACCCTCCGCGCCACCACATTCACGACGCTCGTCGCCGCGAACCTGGGCCTGATCCTCACGAACCGGTCTTGGAAGAGCACGATCTGGGCCACGCTCCGCTCACCCAACCGTGCCTTGTGGCTCGTCTTTGCCGGAGCGGCGGCCGTGTTGGCGGCGGTCCTGACGATTCCCGTCCTGAGGGATCTCTTTTACTTCGCGCCCCTGACCGTCCGCCGCGCCCTCCTCTGCGTCGCGGCCGGTTTTTCCAGCGTGCTTTGGTTCGAGTTCCTGAAAGCCATGGGAAAAACCGGACGGACATGA